A genomic segment from Eisenibacter elegans DSM 3317 encodes:
- a CDS encoding adenylyltransferase/cytidyltransferase family protein, translating to MILYQSHQAVFESFGLFDYQPLAARWQEAHRYYHNEAHLQQLLERIEGARLTQQLSDDAYASLIMAAYFHDAVYEPRRQDNEVLSALLFEQMTAPHPLREDIKTIILDTATHQSSNELSAQFSAWDMEIVSQGSLDELLAWERGIFKEYQFLEYSLYKQLRLQLLARWEQEFPANAANLQFLQAYLRQYRPRIGVYAGSFNPFHNGHLNILEKAEAIFDKIIVAQGINPEKQAENLYKLTDINALRHRQLDTFSAFLTEYLSSKEQDAEVVLVRGLRNGDDLDYEVNQLRFMDEMKADLKIVFIPCDKQFEHISSSGIKNLEKVRKGAGKQYLPL from the coding sequence ATGATACTCTATCAATCGCACCAAGCTGTTTTTGAGAGTTTTGGCTTATTTGATTACCAACCTTTGGCTGCTCGTTGGCAAGAAGCACACCGTTATTATCACAATGAAGCCCATCTTCAGCAGTTGTTGGAGCGTATCGAGGGGGCGCGTCTAACACAACAATTATCAGATGATGCGTATGCGAGCTTGATTATGGCCGCTTATTTTCACGATGCGGTCTATGAGCCGCGCCGCCAAGACAATGAGGTGTTGTCGGCCTTGCTTTTTGAGCAAATGACGGCTCCACACCCCCTGCGTGAGGATATCAAAACCATTATTCTCGACACCGCCACCCACCAATCGAGCAACGAGCTATCGGCGCAGTTCAGTGCTTGGGATATGGAGATTGTCAGTCAGGGGAGTCTTGACGAGCTGTTGGCTTGGGAGCGGGGAATTTTTAAGGAGTACCAATTTTTAGAATACAGCCTCTACAAGCAGCTTCGGCTACAGCTATTGGCTCGCTGGGAACAAGAGTTTCCGGCGAATGCGGCCAACTTGCAGTTCCTGCAAGCTTACCTGCGGCAGTATCGCCCGCGTATCGGGGTGTATGCAGGGTCGTTCAACCCTTTCCATAACGGCCATTTGAATATTCTCGAAAAAGCCGAGGCTATATTCGATAAAATCATTGTAGCTCAAGGGATTAACCCCGAAAAACAAGCCGAAAATCTCTACAAACTTACCGACATCAACGCCCTGCGCCACCGGCAGTTGGATACTTTCAGCGCCTTCTTGACCGAATACCTCAGCAGCAAGGAGCAAGACGCGGAGGTGGTTTTGGTGAGGGGCTTGCGCAATGGTGATGACCTCGACTATGAGGTCAACCAATTGCGGTTTATGGATGAGATGAAGGCCGACCTCAAGATTGTGTTTATCCCTTGCGACAAGCAGTTTGAACATATCAGCTCTTCGGGGATTAAAAACCTCGAAAAAGTACGAAAAGGAGCCGGAAAGCAGTATTTACCCCTATAA
- a CDS encoding DNA-directed RNA polymerase subunit omega, producing MKHISSTSSIITRDLDKLEYQSGNIYQSVAIISKRARQIAVEMKEELSGKLAEFASSVDNLEEIFENREQIEISRHYERLPKPTTIATDEFLEDLVSFRSREEE from the coding sequence ATGAAGCATATCTCATCCACCTCGTCCATCATTACCCGCGACCTCGACAAGCTCGAGTACCAAAGCGGTAATATTTACCAATCTGTTGCCATCATCTCTAAGCGCGCACGCCAAATTGCGGTAGAAATGAAAGAAGAACTAAGCGGAAAATTGGCCGAGTTTGCCTCTTCGGTAGATAACTTGGAGGAGATTTTTGAGAACCGCGAGCAAATCGAAATCTCACGCCACTATGAACGCCTGCCCAAGCCTACTACCATCGCCACAGATGAGTTTCTGGAGGACTTGGTAAGCTTCCGCAGCCGCGAAGAAGAATAG
- a CDS encoding threonine synthase: MQDWLFSAQNSADTYSLHTARWCDDAQGLLDLQAPAGLRWSPEQLQGQAYNLWRYRDTFPLAQALSPVSYQEGFTPLLPILLEGRQVLFKADYLFPSGSYKDRGATLLLSYAQHLGVRSVVQDSSGNAGSAVAMYAALAGISCEIFVPESTSEGKLAQIRAFGASLHKVAGSREDTATAALAAAQDTFYASHVWHPMFYQGTKTFAYELCEQRSWQAPDVVVLPAGNGTLLIGAYLGFAELLRWGIIKQMPRLVGVQAAYCAPLYYARQGLPMPHTQPTLAEGIAIAAPRRAAQMLAILEATNGDLVVVSEDEIKYYWQTMARRGHYIEPTSAAVVAGVAQWITQNRPSPQVSIASVLTGSGLKTGGKSPQ, from the coding sequence ATGCAAGATTGGCTTTTCAGCGCACAAAACAGTGCTGACACCTATTCACTTCACACAGCACGCTGGTGTGATGATGCGCAAGGGTTGTTGGATTTGCAAGCACCTGCCGGGCTGCGCTGGTCGCCGGAGCAGCTCCAAGGGCAGGCATATAACCTGTGGCGTTACCGCGATACCTTTCCCTTGGCGCAAGCCCTGAGTCCGGTCAGTTATCAGGAGGGTTTTACTCCGCTGTTGCCCATCTTGCTGGAGGGGCGGCAGGTATTGTTTAAGGCAGATTATCTTTTTCCTTCTGGCTCCTACAAAGACCGAGGCGCGACGCTATTATTAAGCTATGCCCAACACTTGGGAGTTCGGTCAGTGGTTCAAGATTCTTCGGGCAATGCCGGAAGCGCCGTGGCGATGTATGCAGCCCTGGCGGGCATCAGCTGTGAGATTTTTGTTCCCGAGAGTACCTCTGAGGGGAAGCTGGCGCAAATTCGGGCCTTTGGGGCAAGTCTACACAAGGTGGCCGGTAGCCGCGAAGACACCGCCACTGCGGCCCTAGCAGCTGCTCAAGACACGTTTTATGCCAGCCATGTGTGGCATCCGATGTTTTATCAGGGCACCAAGACCTTTGCCTATGAGCTTTGCGAACAACGTTCTTGGCAAGCACCCGATGTGGTGGTCTTGCCGGCAGGCAACGGCACATTACTTATAGGGGCCTACCTTGGTTTTGCAGAGCTGCTCCGCTGGGGCATTATTAAGCAAATGCCCCGTTTGGTGGGCGTACAAGCCGCCTACTGTGCGCCCTTGTATTATGCGCGCCAAGGGCTGCCGATGCCTCACACACAGCCTACACTGGCCGAAGGGATTGCCATTGCTGCGCCCCGAAGGGCAGCACAAATGTTGGCTATTTTGGAGGCTACCAACGGAGACTTGGTAGTGGTTTCGGAAGACGAAATCAAATACTATTGGCAAACAATGGCGCGCCGTGGGCATTATATCGAGCCTACTTCGGCGGCTGTTGTTGCGGGTGTAGCCCAGTGGATTACCCAAAATCGCCCAAGCCCACAGGTCAGTATCGCGTCGGTACTGACTGGCTCAGGCCTCAAAACAGGTGGTAAAAGCCCACAATGA
- a CDS encoding outer membrane protein assembly factor BamD — MQRQLIFGACALWIAASLLGGCKFQRLQKSTDVKRKYEAAIEFYASKDYNKAGILFEEIIPLLSGTQEDETAQFYFAYCNYHQKQYLTASHYFEKFYLNFQRSVFAEEALYMHAFSLYKDAAPHYLDQKSTRKAILAFQNLLNAYKQTAYKDECNKLIFDLRERLERKSFEQARLYYRIRNYKAAVITTGNFQKDYPDSQYSEEAAYFRILSQYKYAKNSLETRQQERYQDVVKFYEYLVDNFPDGKFAKQAEDMYKDSVTQIAKLGNKYKTLQTLNQQ; from the coding sequence ATGCAACGTCAATTGATTTTTGGAGCTTGTGCGCTGTGGATAGCGGCAAGTCTCTTAGGTGGCTGTAAGTTTCAACGCCTCCAAAAAAGTACCGATGTCAAGCGTAAGTATGAAGCCGCCATCGAGTTTTATGCGAGTAAAGACTACAACAAAGCCGGAATCCTTTTTGAAGAGATTATTCCTTTGCTCTCTGGTACTCAAGAAGACGAGACTGCGCAGTTTTATTTTGCCTATTGTAACTACCATCAAAAGCAATACCTGACAGCCTCACACTACTTTGAGAAGTTTTACCTCAACTTCCAGCGGAGTGTATTTGCCGAAGAAGCACTATATATGCACGCGTTCTCGCTCTATAAAGATGCAGCACCTCATTATCTGGATCAAAAAAGCACGCGTAAAGCCATCTTGGCTTTCCAAAACCTGCTCAATGCCTACAAACAAACAGCCTATAAGGATGAGTGTAACAAACTCATATTTGACCTAAGAGAGCGCCTCGAACGCAAGTCTTTTGAGCAAGCAAGGCTTTATTACCGCATTCGCAACTACAAAGCCGCAGTAATCACAACTGGCAATTTTCAGAAAGATTATCCCGACTCTCAATACAGCGAAGAAGCGGCATACTTCAGAATATTGTCCCAATACAAATATGCCAAAAACAGCCTCGAAACCCGCCAACAAGAGCGCTACCAAGATGTCGTGAAGTTTTATGAATATCTGGTAGATAACTTTCCCGATGGAAAGTTTGCCAAACAGGCTGAAGATATGTACAAAGATAGCGTAACACAAATCGCTAAACTTGGCAACAAATACAAGACCCTACAAACGCTCAATCAACAATAA
- a CDS encoding amidohydrolase: protein MFEEFGKPSGFAYLSPMTHDLSLLIQLRRYLHRYPALSGQEQGSADYIADFLRTHAPPDAFIGQLGGSGLAAIYEGAQPGETVVFRAELDALPIQELGQSPHTSYHQGVAHLCGHDGHSAILAGLGLHLRRRRPAKGRVVLLFQPAEETGQGAAWVLQDRRFQALTPDWMFALHNLPQYPLHALVLRDGAFTAAVQSLVLKFLGKTAHAAEPEYGHNPANTVAALLLDYAQRQNPNAAHPDFRLVTPVHLVLGEKAYGVAAGHAELHLTLRAWENELMQAFAQELLQVAHDSATRDSLALHYQWVETFNATQNNPLANNFIRQAAQATGISLLEQQQPFKWGEDFGLFTQHYKGAMFGLGAGQQTAALHNPDYDFPDEIIETGLKLFLQISRQLTDID from the coding sequence ATGTTTGAAGAATTTGGCAAGCCCTCAGGCTTTGCGTATCTTAGCCCAATGACCCACGATTTAAGTTTACTGATTCAGCTCCGACGGTATCTACACCGCTACCCGGCGCTTTCTGGCCAAGAGCAGGGTAGTGCAGATTACATAGCAGATTTCTTGCGCACACATGCTCCTCCAGATGCCTTTATTGGCCAACTTGGGGGAAGCGGATTGGCGGCCATATATGAAGGTGCTCAGCCAGGAGAAACGGTCGTTTTTCGCGCAGAGCTAGACGCGCTCCCCATTCAAGAGCTAGGGCAAAGCCCGCATACTTCATACCATCAAGGGGTTGCTCATCTTTGTGGACACGACGGGCACAGTGCTATCTTGGCGGGTTTGGGGCTACATCTGCGGCGGCGGCGGCCAGCCAAAGGGAGGGTGGTCTTGCTTTTTCAACCTGCCGAAGAGACAGGACAAGGGGCTGCTTGGGTATTACAAGACCGCCGCTTTCAGGCATTAACACCTGACTGGATGTTTGCCCTACACAACCTGCCTCAGTATCCGCTACACGCGCTGGTGCTAAGAGATGGCGCCTTCACGGCGGCAGTACAGAGCCTAGTCTTGAAGTTTTTGGGCAAAACAGCACACGCTGCCGAACCTGAATATGGCCATAACCCAGCCAATACTGTCGCCGCATTGTTGCTGGATTATGCCCAACGGCAAAACCCCAACGCAGCACATCCAGACTTCAGGCTGGTAACGCCAGTACATCTTGTGTTGGGAGAAAAGGCCTATGGAGTAGCTGCCGGACACGCCGAGCTACACCTGACACTCAGGGCTTGGGAGAATGAGCTGATGCAGGCATTTGCTCAGGAGCTGTTGCAAGTAGCCCACGATAGCGCTACCCGCGATAGCCTAGCGCTACATTACCAATGGGTCGAGACTTTCAATGCCACCCAAAATAACCCTCTGGCCAACAACTTTATTCGACAGGCTGCCCAAGCCACGGGCATATCATTGTTAGAACAACAGCAGCCATTTAAGTGGGGAGAAGATTTCGGCCTCTTTACGCAACACTACAAAGGGGCAATGTTTGGTCTTGGCGCTGGCCAACAAACGGCTGCCTTGCATAACCCTGATTATGATTTTCCGGACGAAATTATCGAAACAGGCCTAAAGTTGTTCTTGCAAATCAGCCGCCAATTGACTGACATCGACTGA